The Bacillus sp. Marseille-Q1617 genome has a segment encoding these proteins:
- a CDS encoding bifunctional 2-polyprenyl-6-hydroxyphenol methylase/3-demethylubiquinol 3-O-methyltransferase UbiG, which yields MEYRGASAYDQEDFFSTYMKRRDRKDSPNNAIEGPIIKELLGDVHHKDILDLGCGDASFGKELLDRGAASYTGLEGSKQMAAAAQRNVADKNGTIIRESMESYQYPAAAFDIVTSRFAIHYVSDFQSLCQHVHKALNENGKFIFSVQNPLTTSSFASKKTGDRRGDWIVDDYFLEGERKEPWIDQVVVKYHRTIEQYFRTLPTCGFKVEDLREGTPKRVHFSSDEEFGRRQRIPIVLIFSCRK from the coding sequence ATGGAGTATAGAGGAGCAAGTGCATATGATCAGGAGGATTTCTTTTCAACTTATATGAAACGCAGGGATCGGAAGGACAGCCCCAATAACGCAATCGAGGGTCCGATCATCAAGGAGCTTCTTGGAGACGTTCATCACAAAGACATCCTGGACTTAGGCTGCGGGGACGCTTCGTTTGGTAAGGAATTATTGGACCGGGGTGCAGCCTCATATACCGGGTTAGAGGGTTCGAAACAAATGGCGGCAGCCGCCCAGCGGAATGTGGCTGATAAAAATGGGACGATCATCCGCGAGAGTATGGAATCATATCAATATCCAGCGGCAGCCTTTGATATCGTCACTTCCCGTTTTGCCATCCACTATGTATCTGATTTCCAATCTTTGTGTCAACACGTACATAAAGCGCTAAATGAGAATGGAAAGTTTATATTCAGTGTGCAGAATCCGCTCACCACTTCCTCGTTTGCAAGCAAGAAAACCGGGGACAGGCGCGGGGACTGGATCGTGGACGACTATTTTCTAGAAGGGGAAAGAAAGGAACCCTGGATCGATCAGGTGGTGGTGAAATATCACCGGACGATTGAGCAGTATTTTCGCACGCTTCCCACTTGCGGTTTTAAAGTGGAAGATCTGCGTGAAGGTACCCCAAAGCGCGTGCATTTCAGCAGTGACGAAGAGTTTGGGAGGAGACAGAGGATTCCGATTGTGCTTATTTTTTCCTGCAGGAAGTGA
- a CDS encoding VOC family protein — protein sequence MSKPVLNQIGTTFIPVRDIEKARDWYCDILGLPSDGEILFGHLYILPMNGTGIVLDSKIFSEETVYKVPPFHLNTHNIEQAFQYMKSKNVEITTNIEDNHWFNFKDLDGNHLMICQC from the coding sequence ATGTCAAAACCTGTATTAAATCAAATCGGAACGACCTTTATTCCTGTTCGTGATATTGAAAAAGCGCGCGATTGGTATTGTGACATATTGGGACTACCATCAGATGGTGAGATTTTATTTGGGCATCTCTACATACTGCCTATGAACGGAACAGGTATCGTATTGGACAGCAAAATTTTTTCGGAAGAAACAGTATATAAAGTTCCGCCTTTTCACTTAAACACCCATAATATCGAACAAGCTTTTCAATACATGAAAAGTAAAAACGTAGAAATCACCACAAACATTGAAGATAATCATTGGTTTAATTTTAAAGACCTGGACGGTAATCATTTAATGATTTGTCAATGTTAA
- a CDS encoding carbohydrate binding domain-containing protein — MRNKVVMVMLVLVLALSVVLPAGAKGPVGGADEAMLKRWEERGIFKGKGKLKKDPHEALSRLDFAALIHRLVGSGKEGMPSNKESVLKYAKELGYWDEVFGEGADENSVVKKEEAHEVMEFLLPGSGSVPGEEGSQPLKLLDVIQLFNEKADGFYHKAGVYSGETIKGNVLVNHGNVTLTDVKINGNLYITAGAQTGNVLLKNVRVDGKVYMDEKVQNQVRSEGSKLGQVTVYQPGAVESDWTLVWSDEFISNEIDPEKWTYDIGNWIVGEDGSPISPGWGNNELEYYTDSPENSFIRDGNLVIKAKKERRPITDEFGSYDYTSAKLKTKGLFSKKYGKFEARMKLPEGKGFWPAFWMMPEDSVYGNWPTSGEIDIMESAGGDTSKIGGTIHYGAEYPNNTYTGAEYHFPEGEDATGYHTYAIEWEPGEIRWYVDGQLYQTLNDWFSQGTNQADKYAYPAPFDQEFYLILNLAVGGWYGGDPDRTTPFPGEMEVDYVRVYELTGRDYMEPVEPEQVKEELPEGAKFPLEDGNYIYDAGYTEPFTVVDASGETLDGTYWNFVTLPDFGGSGTITKEEADGVSFAKTAVTNPGNALWALQLIQNVSIAEGGMYKVSFDAKSDTNRAMMSKVSGGAERGYANYSGEQTIQLTSDVQSYEYTFTHRQDTDIAARLEFNMGANGNAPVWIGNVRVEGAEPVDSGQASKTPLPDGNHVYNGTFDQGDMTRMNYWDVVVNETAAATANVSEEARELHVGITDGGSAAGDVQVKQTGLQLDAGADYELTFDARASADRAIEVEFVSEDGTVSYMDSVPVELNGEMESHTVAFTMPEGQSEEFGQLVVKLGGVSGDVYMDNVKLLKTSIDVELEPLQNGDFVAGLDSWSHYIHFDAVAGVTGENEQMNVRIDNAGNEAWSVLAEQPGLELGQGLTYELSFDARSTVARDMEVTLENVGYYRYFADQIFIDDQMKNYTFEFVMGANDTVSLKFLMGKFKGAHEITIDNVVLRVKE; from the coding sequence ATGCGAAACAAAGTGGTGATGGTGATGCTTGTGTTGGTGCTGGCGTTGTCGGTTGTACTGCCTGCCGGAGCGAAGGGGCCAGTCGGCGGTGCGGATGAGGCGATGTTGAAGCGCTGGGAGGAACGGGGGATCTTCAAGGGGAAAGGAAAACTGAAGAAAGATCCTCATGAGGCGTTGTCTAGGCTGGATTTTGCTGCACTTATTCATAGGTTGGTTGGTAGCGGTAAGGAAGGAATGCCTTCAAATAAGGAGAGTGTCTTGAAGTATGCCAAGGAGCTTGGATACTGGGATGAAGTGTTCGGTGAAGGGGCGGATGAAAATTCTGTTGTGAAGAAGGAAGAAGCCCATGAGGTTATGGAGTTTTTGCTTCCGGGAAGCGGTTCCGTACCTGGTGAGGAAGGCAGTCAGCCGCTGAAGTTGTTAGACGTGATCCAGCTGTTCAATGAAAAGGCAGATGGTTTTTATCATAAGGCTGGTGTGTATTCCGGAGAGACTATTAAAGGGAATGTGCTTGTGAATCATGGGAATGTGACCCTCACGGATGTGAAGATCAATGGTAATCTTTACATAACTGCGGGCGCTCAGACGGGGAATGTCCTGTTGAAAAATGTTCGTGTCGATGGGAAGGTTTATATGGATGAGAAGGTGCAGAACCAGGTGCGTTCGGAAGGGTCGAAGCTTGGACAGGTCACGGTGTACCAGCCAGGGGCAGTCGAGTCGGACTGGACGCTGGTGTGGTCTGACGAATTCATTTCAAATGAGATCGATCCTGAGAAGTGGACATATGATATCGGGAACTGGATCGTGGGTGAGGATGGGAGTCCAATTTCTCCAGGCTGGGGAAATAACGAGCTTGAATATTACACGGATTCCCCTGAGAATTCCTTCATCCGCGACGGAAATCTTGTAATCAAGGCAAAGAAGGAAAGAAGACCGATCACCGATGAGTTTGGATCGTATGATTATACTTCCGCCAAGCTGAAGACGAAGGGCTTGTTTTCAAAAAAATATGGGAAGTTCGAGGCGAGGATGAAGCTTCCGGAAGGAAAGGGATTCTGGCCGGCATTCTGGATGATGCCTGAAGATAGTGTGTATGGCAACTGGCCGACTTCCGGGGAGATCGACATCATGGAATCAGCCGGAGGTGATACGAGCAAGATCGGCGGCACGATCCATTATGGAGCGGAGTATCCGAATAACACATATACGGGTGCTGAGTATCATTTTCCAGAAGGAGAGGATGCGACCGGCTACCATACCTATGCGATTGAATGGGAGCCCGGTGAAATCCGCTGGTACGTAGACGGGCAGCTGTATCAGACGCTGAATGACTGGTTCAGCCAGGGAACGAATCAGGCTGATAAATATGCTTACCCGGCGCCATTCGATCAGGAGTTTTATCTGATCCTGAATCTGGCGGTCGGGGGCTGGTATGGCGGTGATCCTGACCGGACTACTCCTTTCCCGGGTGAGATGGAAGTGGATTATGTCCGGGTGTATGAGCTGACGGGCCGTGACTATATGGAGCCCGTGGAGCCTGAACAGGTGAAGGAAGAGCTTCCGGAAGGGGCAAAGTTCCCGCTTGAGGATGGCAATTATATTTATGATGCAGGTTATACGGAGCCGTTCACGGTGGTGGATGCTTCCGGCGAAACGCTGGACGGGACGTACTGGAATTTCGTGACGCTTCCGGACTTCGGGGGAAGCGGAACAATCACGAAGGAAGAGGCAGACGGCGTTTCTTTTGCCAAAACAGCGGTGACGAATCCTGGAAATGCGTTATGGGCGCTGCAATTAATTCAAAACGTGTCGATCGCGGAAGGCGGTATGTATAAGGTTAGCTTTGATGCGAAGTCGGATACGAACCGTGCGATGATGTCCAAGGTGTCGGGCGGTGCCGAAAGAGGTTACGCTAATTATTCTGGCGAGCAGACGATTCAGCTGACGAGTGACGTGCAGTCGTATGAGTATACGTTCACACACCGCCAGGATACGGATATCGCGGCAAGGCTCGAGTTCAACATGGGTGCGAACGGGAATGCGCCGGTGTGGATCGGGAATGTCCGCGTGGAGGGAGCGGAGCCGGTCGATTCCGGTCAAGCTTCGAAAACCCCGCTGCCGGACGGGAACCACGTTTATAACGGCACCTTTGATCAAGGCGATATGACGCGGATGAATTATTGGGATGTTGTAGTGAATGAGACTGCAGCGGCAACGGCCAATGTGTCAGAAGAAGCAAGGGAGCTGCATGTCGGGATTACGGACGGAGGTTCGGCTGCCGGTGATGTTCAGGTGAAGCAGACAGGCTTGCAACTTGATGCGGGTGCGGATTATGAGTTGACGTTCGATGCTCGTGCCTCTGCTGACCGGGCAATCGAGGTTGAGTTCGTGAGTGAGGACGGTACGGTGAGTTATATGGATTCGGTACCAGTTGAGTTGAATGGAGAAATGGAATCACATACGGTTGCGTTTACGATGCCGGAGGGACAGAGTGAGGAGTTTGGTCAGCTGGTGGTTAAGCTTGGCGGTGTGAGCGGGGATGTGTATATGGATAATGTGAAGCTGTTGAAGACGTCGATTGATGTGGAGTTGGAGCCTTTGCAGAATGGGGATTTTGTTGCCGGGCTGGATTCTTGGAGTCACTATATTCATTTTGATGCTGTGGCTGGAGTGACTGGTGAGAATGAGCAGATGAATGTTCGAATCGATAATGCCGGAAACGAAGCGTGGAGTGTGCTGGCGGAGCAGCCGGGTCTGGAACTCGGGCAGGGGCTGACGTATGAATTGTCGTTTGATGCACGTTCGACGGTTGCGCGTGATATGGAAGTGACTCTTGAGAATGTGGGTTACTATCGTTATTTCGCCGACCAGATTTTCATAGATGATCAAATGAAAAACTATACCTTTGAGTTTGTAATGGGTGCGAATGATACAGTGTCGCTGAAATTTTTAATGGGGAAATTTAAAGGGGCACATGAAATCACAATCGATAATGTGGTGCTCCGGGTGAAGGAATAA
- a CDS encoding phosphodiester glycosidase family protein, producing MRKCLKRLVPVVLSLAVAGSMVLPNVAGALGDFDLDSSVVHTPINEYRADLAPGVMEKHYSFEGTDGKKIESFVVEVDVQNPSVSIEAGTPNDGEEYGLQPVRQQASAADGENHKVVAAVNADFYNMATGEPNGIVFKDGVGIKDQLRQGWGFFGMKKSGEAVIGSTAEYDVVKDQLQEALGGNAILVKDSEVYQTPKTGADREPRTAVGIKADGTVFFTVIDGRQEPYSSGISMPDLAQLMIDLGAVTALNLDGGGSSTFTTRTLGGDDLEIDNMPSDRGERSVANSWLVVSEEPSDHTFHSAYVYPYDQSFTPGSTIDFGAKGRDKAMASAPLPEADLTWELSDTSFGTIDENGLFQSNGKTGQFYVLLNHQGVEVGKSIIEIAAPDQISFSSPELTAARNSEIPLGFQTKFEKRIVDWKLGDVEFDIPEGLGTIDEEGVLHTGEQSVSGTITARLKGTDLAAQLKISVGILPQVLFDFEDDLGTWKTATANRGEKGFLSLAEYPEPVRFGDQSLKLDYDFTDAQTGTTLGVYAGPGVNAEIEGDPQSIGMWVYATPEAQGYWLRMLVVDGNNKNQSINLTAEKPGIDWVGWKYIEAEIPSSFTGPFKISGTQAFRMMSTKSGITGPMTKGSLYIDNIRAVYGEKVDDLYPPVIESINVDEKEYTTSSVNVKADVHEYEDDPFKTGIDWGKIKLYVDGKEYSKREGHFSYDMDGSVSLSGLEWADGTHQITLMVPDKFGNQAVKTAYFTVNTGTAKVEIIQAEENAYLGDSFELAVKATNPAEISESALSLKVDRNFPVEDLIFSPGFTDSTSSYDDETGILTLHLVNNDETGQTAEAAIIPIRVPASVKEGSKVNVELINGEVTYVQPRKETFIPTYSMKPLKVAVEAALKVEAEPLLIGEPALIKVMDQEGKPVSGADVFALIDGNEELLGKTKEDGSLLVDSLTNEIKNISLFSVKDGRYSFKMDTQTYPALVEEGEIKNIISPTTDDPYKSKRFTWMSSPLGKDETPIIQYARKKDYDKNGDKSLISAEGSWSNQVFSGELDITKNGIARVNQVTVKKLKQDTTYVYRVGNGESWSDMQEFTTLKRQNQFEFAVLGDTQSPSDLSLFDQILSAINGQNPAFMIHVGDLVDESSKFNQWDDVLAVMSQYDNIRTTNLVTALGNHEYMGDSDASTAKAIMGAPGNGPDVDKGGTYSVDYHNMHISVLGFTSDEDVLNQQLEWLKQDMDSSDKPWKILVTHKPPYYTNPFGGNEIMKEKLPPVADELGIDIVFSGHDHAYGRTMKLKEGTEHDNGTVYVVAGTTGKKHYDAVADDKFEYVNMENIAVYMSAKVDKDTITFITRTSDGDVIDEFSVVNEEYDSEEPEKE from the coding sequence ATGAGAAAGTGCTTGAAAAGATTAGTGCCTGTTGTCCTGTCACTTGCAGTTGCCGGCAGTATGGTGTTGCCCAATGTTGCAGGGGCCCTGGGTGATTTCGATTTAGATTCCAGCGTTGTACATACACCGATTAATGAATACCGGGCCGATCTTGCACCGGGTGTTATGGAGAAGCATTACAGCTTTGAAGGGACGGATGGAAAGAAGATTGAAAGTTTTGTAGTGGAAGTAGACGTTCAGAATCCGAGTGTATCGATTGAAGCGGGAACCCCGAATGACGGCGAGGAGTATGGCCTGCAGCCTGTCAGACAGCAAGCAAGTGCCGCCGATGGAGAAAACCATAAGGTGGTGGCTGCTGTGAACGCCGATTTTTATAATATGGCGACAGGCGAACCCAATGGAATTGTATTTAAAGATGGAGTAGGGATAAAAGATCAACTACGGCAAGGGTGGGGTTTCTTTGGTATGAAGAAGTCCGGTGAAGCAGTCATTGGAAGTACAGCCGAGTATGATGTGGTCAAGGATCAGCTCCAAGAAGCCCTAGGTGGAAATGCGATTCTTGTAAAGGACAGTGAAGTCTATCAAACTCCTAAAACCGGAGCTGATAGAGAGCCTCGTACGGCTGTCGGGATCAAAGCGGATGGGACTGTATTCTTTACTGTGATTGACGGCAGGCAGGAACCTTATTCAAGCGGAATTTCCATGCCTGATTTAGCGCAATTGATGATTGATTTAGGAGCGGTGACGGCTCTTAACCTGGATGGCGGCGGTTCATCCACTTTTACCACGCGTACACTTGGAGGGGATGATCTCGAGATTGATAATATGCCTTCTGACCGCGGAGAGCGAAGTGTGGCCAACTCATGGCTTGTAGTCTCAGAAGAGCCTTCCGATCATACTTTTCACTCTGCGTACGTCTATCCTTATGATCAATCCTTCACTCCGGGATCTACGATTGATTTCGGTGCTAAAGGCAGAGATAAGGCCATGGCTTCAGCCCCTCTTCCAGAAGCTGACCTGACATGGGAATTATCCGATACGTCATTTGGTACTATAGATGAAAATGGATTGTTTCAATCCAATGGAAAAACAGGTCAATTTTACGTGCTGTTGAACCATCAGGGAGTAGAGGTTGGCAAAAGCATCATTGAAATTGCTGCTCCAGATCAAATTTCTTTCTCTTCACCTGAACTGACGGCAGCCAGAAACAGTGAAATCCCGTTAGGTTTTCAAACGAAATTTGAAAAACGGATTGTCGATTGGAAGCTCGGAGACGTTGAGTTTGATATACCGGAAGGATTAGGCACGATTGATGAGGAAGGTGTGCTCCACACGGGTGAGCAGAGTGTTAGCGGCACCATCACTGCCCGCCTGAAGGGTACAGATCTGGCGGCTCAGTTAAAAATCTCTGTAGGAATACTTCCCCAAGTGTTATTTGACTTCGAAGACGATTTGGGTACATGGAAGACGGCAACAGCGAATCGGGGAGAAAAAGGATTCCTGAGCCTGGCGGAATATCCAGAACCCGTTCGATTCGGGGATCAATCACTTAAGCTAGATTACGATTTCACCGATGCACAAACCGGGACGACCCTCGGAGTGTATGCGGGTCCCGGTGTGAATGCCGAGATTGAAGGGGATCCGCAAAGCATCGGCATGTGGGTATATGCAACCCCGGAAGCACAGGGGTACTGGCTCCGTATGTTAGTTGTGGATGGGAATAATAAGAATCAGTCCATTAACCTGACCGCTGAGAAGCCGGGTATTGACTGGGTTGGATGGAAATACATCGAAGCCGAAATCCCATCGTCCTTCACAGGACCATTCAAAATATCCGGGACACAGGCCTTCAGAATGATGTCCACGAAATCCGGCATCACTGGTCCTATGACAAAAGGGTCTCTTTATATTGATAATATACGTGCGGTGTACGGAGAAAAAGTTGATGACTTATATCCTCCTGTCATTGAATCCATTAATGTAGATGAGAAAGAATATACAACTAGTTCAGTGAATGTAAAGGCTGACGTTCATGAGTATGAAGACGATCCTTTCAAAACGGGTATTGACTGGGGAAAAATCAAATTGTATGTGGACGGCAAGGAATATTCCAAGCGTGAAGGACATTTCTCCTATGATATGGATGGCTCTGTCTCGCTGAGCGGATTAGAGTGGGCAGATGGGACACATCAAATTACGTTGATGGTGCCTGATAAATTTGGTAATCAGGCGGTTAAAACAGCATATTTTACAGTCAATACAGGGACTGCAAAGGTCGAAATCATTCAAGCTGAGGAGAATGCATATTTAGGTGATTCATTTGAACTGGCTGTGAAAGCGACAAATCCAGCTGAAATCTCTGAATCTGCCTTGTCATTGAAAGTGGATCGAAATTTTCCAGTGGAAGACCTCATCTTTTCACCGGGCTTCACTGACAGTACTTCGAGCTATGACGATGAAACGGGGATTCTTACGCTACATCTTGTGAACAATGACGAGACTGGCCAAACAGCTGAAGCAGCCATCATTCCAATAAGGGTGCCGGCATCTGTAAAAGAAGGCAGCAAAGTGAATGTGGAGTTGATCAATGGAGAAGTCACCTATGTTCAACCTCGAAAGGAAACATTCATCCCGACCTATTCGATGAAACCGCTGAAGGTGGCAGTAGAGGCTGCACTTAAAGTAGAAGCGGAACCACTGTTAATAGGAGAGCCTGCCCTTATCAAAGTAATGGATCAGGAAGGTAAGCCTGTCAGTGGAGCGGACGTTTTTGCCTTAATTGATGGAAATGAAGAACTTCTTGGGAAGACAAAAGAGGACGGTTCACTCCTCGTGGATTCGCTCACAAATGAGATTAAAAACATCAGCTTGTTTTCAGTGAAAGACGGAAGATATTCATTCAAGATGGATACGCAGACGTACCCGGCTTTAGTGGAGGAGGGTGAAATAAAAAATATTATTTCACCGACCACCGATGACCCTTATAAATCGAAAAGGTTTACCTGGATGTCCAGCCCGTTAGGAAAAGATGAGACTCCGATCATTCAGTATGCAAGAAAAAAGGATTATGATAAGAATGGTGATAAGAGCCTTATCAGCGCAGAGGGATCATGGAGCAATCAAGTCTTCTCCGGTGAATTGGATATTACCAAGAATGGCATCGCACGCGTGAATCAGGTCACAGTAAAGAAGTTGAAGCAGGACACGACTTACGTATACCGGGTTGGTAATGGCGAGTCGTGGAGCGATATGCAGGAATTCACTACGTTAAAACGACAAAACCAATTCGAGTTCGCGGTATTGGGTGACACTCAATCACCGTCCGACTTAAGCCTGTTTGATCAGATTCTTTCCGCTATCAACGGACAGAATCCGGCATTCATGATCCATGTCGGTGATCTCGTCGATGAATCTTCTAAATTCAATCAATGGGATGATGTATTGGCAGTGATGAGTCAATATGATAACATTCGCACGACTAATCTGGTAACAGCCCTAGGAAATCATGAATATATGGGAGACAGTGATGCCAGTACGGCAAAAGCCATTATGGGAGCACCCGGGAATGGTCCAGATGTGGATAAAGGCGGTACGTATTCCGTTGATTATCACAACATGCACATTAGTGTGCTGGGCTTTACAAGTGATGAAGATGTGCTTAATCAGCAATTGGAATGGCTGAAACAAGACATGGACAGTTCGGATAAACCATGGAAAATACTCGTGACCCATAAGCCTCCGTACTATACCAATCCGTTCGGCGGCAATGAAATCATGAAGGAAAAGCTGCCTCCGGTCGCAGATGAACTGGGAATCGATATCGTTTTCTCTGGTCACGATCATGCTTACGGCAGAACAATGAAACTGAAAGAAGGTACAGAACACGACAACGGCACAGTTTACGTAGTCGCAGGAACTACCGGTAAGAAGCACTACGATGCAGTGGCAGATGATAAATTTGAATACGTCAACATGGAGAACATTGCAGTCTATATGAGTGCTAAGGTGGATAAGGATACCATCACATTCATCACCAGAACATCAGACGGAGATGTGATTGATGAGTTCAGTGTGGTGAATGAAGAGTACGATTCGGAAGAACCTGAAAAAGAGTAG
- a CDS encoding YciI family protein, with the protein MLFMLIVKASKNSEAGNLPSPELMDAMTKYNEELIEAGVRVMAKGLHPSSHGIRISYLNPDEKPIVTEGPFPESNDLTAGFILIDVKSKEEALKWVMRMPDPQGHGEGQIELRQVF; encoded by the coding sequence ATGCTATTTATGCTTATCGTTAAAGCCTCGAAAAATTCTGAAGCCGGAAATCTCCCGAGCCCTGAACTGATGGATGCCATGACGAAGTATAATGAAGAATTAATTGAAGCTGGCGTTCGGGTCATGGCTAAGGGACTTCATCCAAGTTCACATGGAATTCGCATTTCGTATCTAAATCCTGATGAAAAGCCGATAGTTACGGAAGGACCTTTTCCGGAATCGAACGACTTGACCGCCGGATTCATTCTGATTGATGTAAAGTCTAAGGAAGAAGCGCTCAAATGGGTGATGCGTATGCCGGACCCCCAGGGACATGGAGAGGGCCAGATTGAATTACGGCAGGTTTTTTAG
- a CDS encoding RidA family protein — MDKKITLIRSSTLASVDYAHASSIPAGMEVLFLAGACPLDKKRKVPHPSTYEQQAKLCVENLKEVLKEADASLTDIVYTRVLVASGNRSDLVASWRAIREEFDDHDVPSTLSGVTVLGYEHQLVEIEAVAAVDRGTE; from the coding sequence ATGGACAAAAAAATAACACTCATCCGTTCTAGTACATTAGCATCCGTCGATTATGCACACGCAAGCAGTATACCGGCGGGAATGGAGGTCCTATTTTTAGCAGGCGCCTGCCCTCTGGATAAGAAGCGGAAGGTTCCTCATCCAAGTACTTACGAGCAGCAGGCAAAATTGTGTGTGGAGAATTTAAAGGAAGTATTGAAAGAGGCTGATGCTTCTCTGACTGATATTGTGTATACGAGAGTTCTTGTGGCGTCCGGGAACCGTTCAGATTTAGTAGCCTCTTGGAGGGCGATACGGGAGGAGTTTGATGATCATGATGTCCCCAGTACCTTGTCCGGCGTCACAGTGTTGGGATATGAACATCAATTGGTGGAAATTGAAGCGGTGGCGGCTGTGGATAGGGGAACGGAGTAG
- a CDS encoding class I SAM-dependent methyltransferase: MDLKTTLQQIMDNQYGRPRGVLGWLIGEKMIRQHKLETLWTLHNLQLQKNQHILEVGCGAGFAFKQISSMNGGQHVTGLDLSKTLLHSAAIRNRKALKQKRMELVPGSVEELPFPDEQFSAVFSIHSVYFWENLFRSFEEIHRVLTPGGTVMITLCDGKDGEDWDSVKHMIHRKLMPVMEILKFSEVSLVCGPVSRGYQTVAVIAVK; this comes from the coding sequence ATGGATCTGAAAACGACATTGCAGCAAATCATGGATAACCAGTATGGCCGGCCCAGAGGGGTGCTCGGATGGCTGATTGGGGAGAAAATGATCAGGCAGCATAAACTGGAAACTCTATGGACCCTTCACAATCTTCAACTTCAGAAGAATCAACATATCCTTGAGGTTGGCTGCGGAGCAGGGTTTGCATTCAAACAGATCTCCTCTATGAATGGCGGTCAGCATGTAACCGGGTTGGATTTATCCAAGACTCTCCTCCACTCTGCTGCAATCCGGAACAGAAAAGCACTTAAACAGAAGCGGATGGAGTTAGTTCCCGGCAGTGTTGAAGAACTGCCTTTTCCGGATGAACAGTTTTCAGCCGTGTTCAGCATCCATTCGGTTTATTTTTGGGAGAATCTATTCAGATCTTTTGAGGAAATACACAGGGTGCTGACACCTGGAGGCACCGTCATGATTACACTTTGCGATGGGAAAGACGGGGAGGACTGGGATTCGGTTAAACATATGATTCATAGGAAACTGATGCCGGTGATGGAGATATTGAAATTTTCAGAGGTCAGCTTAGTGTGCGGGCCGGTCTCGCGGGGGTATCAGACGGTGGCTGTTATTGCGGTTAAATGA
- a CDS encoding LysR family transcriptional regulator — protein sequence MELNQLKAFDLVARLGSYSKASRYLDVSQPTISLRIKELEKDVGGYLFVRSGKQMVMTDLGKGFLPYARQALEILTKGKERALAIKEGTRGEITIATLPTFTTGPFTSIVMNMQHRFAEIDLTIHTGHNQQIIDMLYDGFVKLGLITSPFFNKDLKKLHTIKEQLVFVVHPDHPLSGIKHYGVEDIFTSSKPYIMTDWSEESKHWQRTNMSFGADSIELPPATALEFVLQGRGTALLIESMVSDLIEKGKLVQLKPNDMPALYREIALVSLDREQSMSPAARFFVKTVKGGSWGQVR from the coding sequence ATGGAACTTAATCAGCTAAAAGCATTTGATCTTGTGGCAAGGCTGGGGTCATACAGCAAGGCCTCGAGATACCTGGATGTGTCTCAGCCGACAATCAGTCTACGGATAAAAGAGTTAGAGAAAGATGTGGGCGGATATCTTTTTGTTAGGTCAGGTAAACAGATGGTGATGACCGATTTAGGAAAAGGATTCCTTCCATATGCCAGGCAGGCGCTCGAAATTCTGACTAAAGGGAAAGAAAGGGCACTGGCGATAAAAGAAGGCACAAGAGGGGAAATCACGATTGCAACGCTCCCGACTTTTACAACCGGACCTTTCACCTCCATCGTTATGAACATGCAACATCGTTTTGCTGAGATCGATTTGACCATCCATACCGGTCATAACCAACAAATCATCGACATGCTATATGACGGGTTCGTCAAACTGGGGTTGATCACCTCCCCGTTTTTTAATAAGGATCTGAAGAAGCTTCATACGATAAAAGAACAACTGGTCTTCGTTGTCCATCCTGATCACCCGTTAAGTGGAATAAAGCATTATGGGGTAGAGGATATTTTTACAAGCAGCAAGCCATACATCATGACGGATTGGAGCGAGGAAAGTAAACATTGGCAGAGAACGAACATGTCCTTCGGAGCGGACTCCATCGAATTGCCACCGGCCACAGCCTTGGAATTCGTCCTTCAGGGGAGGGGAACAGCGCTCCTCATAGAGTCAATGGTGTCTGACCTCATTGAAAAAGGAAAATTGGTTCAGCTCAAACCAAATGATATGCCTGCTTTATATCGGGAAATCGCTTTGGTGAGTCTCGATCGTGAACAGTCAATGTCTCCAGCTGCAAGATTTTTCGTAAAAACAGTGAAGGGCGGGTCATGGGGACAGGTACGTTAA
- a CDS encoding autorepressor SdpR family transcription factor, producing the protein MNELFKALSDENRRKILDLLRMGDLTAGEIAEHFDISKPGISQHLSVLKNAGLVFAFKKGQYVYYSLNSSVFQDVMKWIVQFNAKGENE; encoded by the coding sequence ATCAACGAACTGTTTAAGGCCCTGTCAGATGAGAATAGAAGAAAGATCCTGGATTTGCTGCGGATGGGGGACTTGACGGCAGGGGAGATCGCGGAGCATTTTGACATCAGCAAACCGGGGATCTCGCAACATTTATCGGTACTGAAAAATGCCGGGTTGGTATTTGCCTTCAAGAAGGGACAATATGTGTATTATTCCCTGAATTCATCGGTTTTTCAGGATGTCATGAAATGGATTGTCCAATTTAACGCTAAGGGGGAAAACGAGTGA